A region of Athene noctua chromosome 10, bAthNoc1.hap1.1, whole genome shotgun sequence DNA encodes the following proteins:
- the DCAF1 gene encoding DDB1- and CUL4-associated factor 1 isoform X2 has protein sequence MTSGSGHVDSKAELTALLEQWEKEHGSGQDMVPILTRMSELIEKETEEYRKGDPDPFDDRHPGRADPECMLGHLLRILFKNDDFMNLVNAYVMTSREPPLNTAACRLLLDIMPGLETAVVFQEKEGIVENLFKWAREADQPLRTYATGLLGGAMENQDIAANYRDENSQLVALVLRRLRELQVTEMTTKQENKRPSPRKVPSDPLLPLDEEAVDMDYGEMAVDGEQEEVSGDMDISFHLDSSHKTSSRVNSATKLDDGGLRKSKSGKQHERDGFRKAKQKLGFSASESERMFVELSNSSWSEMSPWVIGTNYTLYPLTPAIEQRLILQYLTPLGEYQELLPIFMQLGSRELMMYYIDLKRTNDVLLTFEALKHLASLLLHNKFATEFVAHGGVQKLLEIPRPSMAATGVSMCLYYLSYNQDAMERVCMHPHNVLSDVVNYTLWLMECSHASGCCHATMFFSICFSFRAVLELFDRHDGLRRLVNLISTLEILNLEDQGALLSDDEIFASRQTGKHTCMALRRYFEAHLAIKLEQVKQSLQRTEGGILVHPQPPYKACSYTHEQIVEMMEFLIEYGPAQLYWEPAEVFLKLSCVQLMLQLISIACNWKTYYARNDTVRYALDVLAILTVVPKIQLQLAEPVDVLDEAGSTVSTVGISIILGVAEGEFFIHDAEIQKSALQIIINCVCGPDNRISSIGKFISGTPRRKLPQAPKSSEHTLAKMWNVVQSNNGIKVLLSLLSIKMPITDADQIRALACKALVGLSRSSTVRQIISKLPLFSSCQIQQLMKEPVLQDKRSEHVKFCKYAAELIERVSGKPLLIGTDVSLARLQKADVVAQSRITFPEKELLLLIRNHLISKGLGETASVLTKEADLPMTAASHSSAFTPVAAAASPVTLPRTPRIANGISARLSSHTSVGSTAASVHAQTRPPASQGPLALPGPSYASNSPLIGRISFVRERPSPCNGRKIRVLRQKSDHGAYSQSPAIKKQLDRHLPSPPTLDSIITEYLREQHARCKNPVATCPPFSLFTPHQCPEPKQRRQAPTNFTSRLTRRAAFPKYGGVDGGCFDRHLIFSRFRPISVFREANEDESGFTCCAFSARERFLMLGTCTGQLKLYNVFSGQEEASYNCHNSAITHLEPSRDGSLLLTSATWSQPLSALWGMKSVFDMKHSFPDDHYVEFSKHSQDRVIGTKGDIAHIYDIQTGNKLLTLFNPDLANNYKKNCATFNPTDDLVLNDGVLWDVRSAQAIHKFDKFNMTISGVFHPNGLEVIVNTEIWDLRTFHLLHTVPALDQCRVVFNYTGTVMYGAMLQADDEDDLLEERMRSPFGSSFRTFNATDYKPIATIDVKRNIFDLCTDSKDCYLAVIENQGSMDAMNMDTVCRLYEVGRQRLAEDEEDEEEDQEEEEQEEEDDDEDDDDTDDLDELDTDQLLEAELEEDENNENAGEDGENDFSPSDDEELANLLEEGDEGEDEDSDADEEVELILGDTDSSDNSDLEDDIILSLNE, from the exons AATGTCTGAGCTGATTGAGAAGGAGACTGAAGAGTATCGCAAAGGGGATCCAGACCCGTTTGATGACCGACACCCAG GTCGAGCAGACCCAGAGTGCATGCTTGGTCACTTACTGAGGATACTTTTCAAGAATGATGATTTCATGAAT CTAGTGAATGCTTATGTGATGACAAGCAGAGAACCTCCATTAAACACTGCTGCCTGCCGACTTCTTCTGGATATCATGCCGGGACTGGAGACAGCTGTTGTCTTTCAGGAAAAG GAAGGCATAGTTGAAAATCTCTTTAAGTGGGCACGAGAGGCTGATCAGCCACTAAGGACATATGCAACAGGGCTGTTAGGAGGAGCTATGGAAAACCAAGATATTGCTGCAAATTACAGGGACGAGAACTCACAATTG GTGGCTTTGGTGCTTCGACGGCTACGGGAGTTACAGGTTACTGAAATGactacaaaacaagaaaacaagcgTCCCAGTCCTCGGAAAGTGCCATCAGATCCTCTGCTGCCTCTAGATGAAGAGGCTGTGGATATGGATTATGGGGAGATGGCAGTAGATGGAGAGCAAGAGGAGGTTTCTGGTGATATGGACATCTCCTTTCATCTTGATTCGAGTCACAAGACCAGCAGCAGAGTAAACTCTGCTACAAAGCTAGATGATGGgggactgagaaaaagcaaatcGGGGAAACAGCATGAAAGAGATGGCTTCCGGAAGGCCAAGCAGAAGCTGGGCTTCTCTGCTTCAGAATCGGAGCGGATGTTTGTCGAACTGTCCAACAGCAGCTGGTCAGAAATGTCCCCGTGGGTGATTGGCACTAATTATACGCTTTACCCTTTGACTCCTGCCATAGAGCAGAGGCTAATTCTTCAGTACCTGACTCCCTTAGGGGAGTACCAAGAG ctaCTGCCCATCTTTATGCAACTGGGATCAAGGGAACTGATGATGTACTACATCGATTTGAAGCGAACCAACGATGTGCTGCTCACTTTTGAAGCCCTTAAG CATTTGGCATCATTGCTGCTGCACAACAAGTTTGCAACGGAGTTTGTTGCTCATGGAGGAGTGCAAAAGTTGCTGGAGATTCCTCGTCCTTCCATGGCAGCAACAGGGGTCTCCATGTGCTTATATTATTTGTCTTACAATCAAGATGCAATGGAGAGG GTGTGCATGCACCCCCACAATGTGCTTTCAGATGTAGTAAACTACACCTTATGGCTAATGGAGTGCTCCCATGCCTCGGGCTGCTGCCATGCTACCATGTTCTTCTCCATTTGCTTCTCCTTCCGTGCTGTCCTGGAGCTCTTTGACAGGCATGATGGCCTTCGACGTCTGGTTAACCTG ATAAGCACTCTTGAGATCTTAAACCTGGAAGACCAAGGAGCCCTCCTGAGTGATGATGAGATCTTTGCCAGTCGCCAGACTGGGAAACACACCTGCATGGCTTTACGTAGATACTTTGAAGCTCACCTTGCTATCAAACTTGAACAGGTGAAGCAGTCACTCCAGCGCACTGAAGGTGGCATTCTGGTCCATCCGCAGCCCCCCTACAAG GCCTGTTCGTATACTCATGAGCAGATTGTTGAGATGATGGAGTTCCTGATTGAGTATGGTCCAGCACAGCTCTACTGGGAGCCAGCAGAGGTTTTTCTCAAATTGTCTTGCGTCCAACTCATGCTTCAGCTCATTTCAATAGCGTGCAACTGGAAGACATACTATGCAAG GAATGACACAGTACGGTATGCTTTGGATGTACTAGCCATCCTGACTGTGGTTCCTAAAATCCAGTTGCAGCTGGCAGAACCTGTGGATGTGTTAGATGAAGCTGGATCTACTGTTTCCACTGTGG GTATTAGTATCATCCTTGGAGTTGCTGAAGGTGAATTTTTCATCCATGATGCTGAGATTCAGAAATCAGCCCTTCAGATCATCATCAATTGTGTATGTGGGCCAGATAATCGGATCTCCAGTATTGGCAAATTCATCTCTGGAACTCCTCGGCGAAAGCTGCCTCAGGCCCCCAAGAGCAGTGAGCACACATTAGCTAAGATGTGGAATGTGGTACAGTCCAACAACGGCATCAAAGTGCTGCTGTCCTTGCTGTCTATAAAGATGCCGATCACAGACGCGGATCAGATTCGAGCATTAGCCTGTAAAGCCTTGGTGGGGCTCTCGCGCAGCAGTACTGTCCGGCAGATTATCAGCAAGCTCCCCCTCTTCAGCAGTTGTCAAATTCAGCAGCTGATGAAAGAGCCGGTGCTTCAGGACAAGCGCAGCGAGCATGTGAAGTTCTGCAAATACGCTGCTGAGCTGATAGAGCGTGTCTCGGGGAAGCCGTTGCTGATCGGCACAGATGTCTCTCTGGCTCGGTTGCAGAAAGCGGATGTGGTGGCCCAGTCAAGGATCACGTTTCCTGAGAAGGAGCTCCTGCTCCTGATTCGGAACCATCTCATCTCTAAGGGCCTAGGAGAAACTGCATCTGTCCTTACTAAGGAGGCTGACCTACCCATGACTGCAGCATCTCATTCATCTGCCTTCACCCCTGTTGCGGCTGCTGCCTCTCCTGTGACCCTGCCTCGCACTCCTCGCATAGCTAATGGCATCTCAGCCCGTTTGAGTAGCCACACTTCTGTAGGTTCCACTGCCGCCTCTGTTCATGCTCAGACAAGGCCGCCTGCATCCCAAGGTCCACTGGCCCTTCCAGGCCCTTCTTATGCCAGCAACTCTCCTCTGATTGGCAGGATTAGCTTTGTCAGGGAGAGGCCATCTCCCTGCAACGGCAGGAAAATCAGAGTGTTGCGACAAAAATCGGACCATGGCGCCTACAGCCAGAGCCCAGCTATCAAAAAGCAGCTGGACAGACACCTTCCTTCCCCACCCACGCTGGACAGTATAATCACAGAGTACCTTAGGGAGCAGCACGCCCGCTGCAAGAACCCTGTTGCCACCTgtccccctttctctctctttactCCCCACCAGTGTCCTGAGCCAAAACAGAGGCGCCAAGCGCCAACTAACTTTACCTCACGGCTGACCCGCAGGGCAGCCTTTCCGAAATATGGAGGGGTGGATGGTGGCTGCTTTGATAGACACCTTATATTTAGCAG GTTCCGTCCAATTTCTGTGTTCAGGGAAGCAAATGAGGATGAGAGTGGCTTTACTTGTTGTGCTTTTTCTGCAAGAGAACGATTCTTAATGCTGGGTACTTGCACGGGGCAGTTAAAACTCTATAATGTATTCAGTGGACAGGAAGAGGCCAGTTACAACTGCCATAACTCTGCCATCACGCACCTTGAGCCATCTAGG GATGGATCTTTATTGTTGACATCTGCTACATGGAGCCAACCTCTGTCTGCGTTGTGGGGCATGAAGTCTGTCTTTGATATGAA GCATTCCTTCCCTGATGACCACTATGTGGAGTTCAGCAAGCACTCTCAGGATAGGGTCATTGGCACAAAAGGAGACATTGCCCAT aTCTATGATATTCAGACTGGCAACAAGCTATTGACTCTGTTTAACCCAGATCTTGCCAACAACTACAAGAAGAACTGTGCCACATTTAACCCCACTGATGACCTTGTCCTAAATGATGGTGTCCTCTGGGATGTCAGATCGGCGCAAGCCATCCACAAGTTTGACAAATTCAACATGACCATCAGTGGTGTTTTCCATCCCAATGGGTTAGAGGTCATAGTCAATACAGAAATT tgggaccTCCGAACTTTCCATTTGTTACACACGGTACCCGCACTGGATCAGTGTCGTGTGGTCTTCAACTATACTGGCACAGTTATGTATGGAG CTATGTTGCAGGCAGATGATGAAGATGACCTTCTGGAAGAGAGAATGAGAAGTCCCTTTGGCTCTTCTTTCAGGACATTTAATGCAACTGATTATAAACCTATAG CTACCATAGATGTAAAGCGAAATATCTTTGACTTGTGCACAGACAGCAAGGACTGCTATCTGGCTGTCATTGAG AATCAAGGGAGCATGGATGCTATGAACATGGATACAGTTTGCAGACTGTATGAAGTGGGCAGGCAGCGTTTGGCAGAAgatgaagaggatgaagaagaagATCAG
- the DCAF1 gene encoding DDB1- and CUL4-associated factor 1 isoform X1, protein MTSGSGHVDSKAELTALLEQWEKEHGSGQDMVPILTRMSELIEKETEEYRKGDPDPFDDRHPGRADPECMLGHLLRILFKNDDFMNALVNAYVMTSREPPLNTAACRLLLDIMPGLETAVVFQEKEGIVENLFKWAREADQPLRTYATGLLGGAMENQDIAANYRDENSQLVALVLRRLRELQVTEMTTKQENKRPSPRKVPSDPLLPLDEEAVDMDYGEMAVDGEQEEVSGDMDISFHLDSSHKTSSRVNSATKLDDGGLRKSKSGKQHERDGFRKAKQKLGFSASESERMFVELSNSSWSEMSPWVIGTNYTLYPLTPAIEQRLILQYLTPLGEYQELLPIFMQLGSRELMMYYIDLKRTNDVLLTFEALKHLASLLLHNKFATEFVAHGGVQKLLEIPRPSMAATGVSMCLYYLSYNQDAMERVCMHPHNVLSDVVNYTLWLMECSHASGCCHATMFFSICFSFRAVLELFDRHDGLRRLVNLISTLEILNLEDQGALLSDDEIFASRQTGKHTCMALRRYFEAHLAIKLEQVKQSLQRTEGGILVHPQPPYKACSYTHEQIVEMMEFLIEYGPAQLYWEPAEVFLKLSCVQLMLQLISIACNWKTYYARNDTVRYALDVLAILTVVPKIQLQLAEPVDVLDEAGSTVSTVGISIILGVAEGEFFIHDAEIQKSALQIIINCVCGPDNRISSIGKFISGTPRRKLPQAPKSSEHTLAKMWNVVQSNNGIKVLLSLLSIKMPITDADQIRALACKALVGLSRSSTVRQIISKLPLFSSCQIQQLMKEPVLQDKRSEHVKFCKYAAELIERVSGKPLLIGTDVSLARLQKADVVAQSRITFPEKELLLLIRNHLISKGLGETASVLTKEADLPMTAASHSSAFTPVAAAASPVTLPRTPRIANGISARLSSHTSVGSTAASVHAQTRPPASQGPLALPGPSYASNSPLIGRISFVRERPSPCNGRKIRVLRQKSDHGAYSQSPAIKKQLDRHLPSPPTLDSIITEYLREQHARCKNPVATCPPFSLFTPHQCPEPKQRRQAPTNFTSRLTRRAAFPKYGGVDGGCFDRHLIFSRFRPISVFREANEDESGFTCCAFSARERFLMLGTCTGQLKLYNVFSGQEEASYNCHNSAITHLEPSRDGSLLLTSATWSQPLSALWGMKSVFDMKHSFPDDHYVEFSKHSQDRVIGTKGDIAHIYDIQTGNKLLTLFNPDLANNYKKNCATFNPTDDLVLNDGVLWDVRSAQAIHKFDKFNMTISGVFHPNGLEVIVNTEIWDLRTFHLLHTVPALDQCRVVFNYTGTVMYGAMLQADDEDDLLEERMRSPFGSSFRTFNATDYKPIATIDVKRNIFDLCTDSKDCYLAVIENQGSMDAMNMDTVCRLYEVGRQRLAEDEEDEEEDQEEEEQEEEDDDEDDDDTDDLDELDTDQLLEAELEEDENNENAGEDGENDFSPSDDEELANLLEEGDEGEDEDSDADEEVELILGDTDSSDNSDLEDDIILSLNE, encoded by the exons AATGTCTGAGCTGATTGAGAAGGAGACTGAAGAGTATCGCAAAGGGGATCCAGACCCGTTTGATGACCGACACCCAG GTCGAGCAGACCCAGAGTGCATGCTTGGTCACTTACTGAGGATACTTTTCAAGAATGATGATTTCATGAATGCG CTAGTGAATGCTTATGTGATGACAAGCAGAGAACCTCCATTAAACACTGCTGCCTGCCGACTTCTTCTGGATATCATGCCGGGACTGGAGACAGCTGTTGTCTTTCAGGAAAAG GAAGGCATAGTTGAAAATCTCTTTAAGTGGGCACGAGAGGCTGATCAGCCACTAAGGACATATGCAACAGGGCTGTTAGGAGGAGCTATGGAAAACCAAGATATTGCTGCAAATTACAGGGACGAGAACTCACAATTG GTGGCTTTGGTGCTTCGACGGCTACGGGAGTTACAGGTTACTGAAATGactacaaaacaagaaaacaagcgTCCCAGTCCTCGGAAAGTGCCATCAGATCCTCTGCTGCCTCTAGATGAAGAGGCTGTGGATATGGATTATGGGGAGATGGCAGTAGATGGAGAGCAAGAGGAGGTTTCTGGTGATATGGACATCTCCTTTCATCTTGATTCGAGTCACAAGACCAGCAGCAGAGTAAACTCTGCTACAAAGCTAGATGATGGgggactgagaaaaagcaaatcGGGGAAACAGCATGAAAGAGATGGCTTCCGGAAGGCCAAGCAGAAGCTGGGCTTCTCTGCTTCAGAATCGGAGCGGATGTTTGTCGAACTGTCCAACAGCAGCTGGTCAGAAATGTCCCCGTGGGTGATTGGCACTAATTATACGCTTTACCCTTTGACTCCTGCCATAGAGCAGAGGCTAATTCTTCAGTACCTGACTCCCTTAGGGGAGTACCAAGAG ctaCTGCCCATCTTTATGCAACTGGGATCAAGGGAACTGATGATGTACTACATCGATTTGAAGCGAACCAACGATGTGCTGCTCACTTTTGAAGCCCTTAAG CATTTGGCATCATTGCTGCTGCACAACAAGTTTGCAACGGAGTTTGTTGCTCATGGAGGAGTGCAAAAGTTGCTGGAGATTCCTCGTCCTTCCATGGCAGCAACAGGGGTCTCCATGTGCTTATATTATTTGTCTTACAATCAAGATGCAATGGAGAGG GTGTGCATGCACCCCCACAATGTGCTTTCAGATGTAGTAAACTACACCTTATGGCTAATGGAGTGCTCCCATGCCTCGGGCTGCTGCCATGCTACCATGTTCTTCTCCATTTGCTTCTCCTTCCGTGCTGTCCTGGAGCTCTTTGACAGGCATGATGGCCTTCGACGTCTGGTTAACCTG ATAAGCACTCTTGAGATCTTAAACCTGGAAGACCAAGGAGCCCTCCTGAGTGATGATGAGATCTTTGCCAGTCGCCAGACTGGGAAACACACCTGCATGGCTTTACGTAGATACTTTGAAGCTCACCTTGCTATCAAACTTGAACAGGTGAAGCAGTCACTCCAGCGCACTGAAGGTGGCATTCTGGTCCATCCGCAGCCCCCCTACAAG GCCTGTTCGTATACTCATGAGCAGATTGTTGAGATGATGGAGTTCCTGATTGAGTATGGTCCAGCACAGCTCTACTGGGAGCCAGCAGAGGTTTTTCTCAAATTGTCTTGCGTCCAACTCATGCTTCAGCTCATTTCAATAGCGTGCAACTGGAAGACATACTATGCAAG GAATGACACAGTACGGTATGCTTTGGATGTACTAGCCATCCTGACTGTGGTTCCTAAAATCCAGTTGCAGCTGGCAGAACCTGTGGATGTGTTAGATGAAGCTGGATCTACTGTTTCCACTGTGG GTATTAGTATCATCCTTGGAGTTGCTGAAGGTGAATTTTTCATCCATGATGCTGAGATTCAGAAATCAGCCCTTCAGATCATCATCAATTGTGTATGTGGGCCAGATAATCGGATCTCCAGTATTGGCAAATTCATCTCTGGAACTCCTCGGCGAAAGCTGCCTCAGGCCCCCAAGAGCAGTGAGCACACATTAGCTAAGATGTGGAATGTGGTACAGTCCAACAACGGCATCAAAGTGCTGCTGTCCTTGCTGTCTATAAAGATGCCGATCACAGACGCGGATCAGATTCGAGCATTAGCCTGTAAAGCCTTGGTGGGGCTCTCGCGCAGCAGTACTGTCCGGCAGATTATCAGCAAGCTCCCCCTCTTCAGCAGTTGTCAAATTCAGCAGCTGATGAAAGAGCCGGTGCTTCAGGACAAGCGCAGCGAGCATGTGAAGTTCTGCAAATACGCTGCTGAGCTGATAGAGCGTGTCTCGGGGAAGCCGTTGCTGATCGGCACAGATGTCTCTCTGGCTCGGTTGCAGAAAGCGGATGTGGTGGCCCAGTCAAGGATCACGTTTCCTGAGAAGGAGCTCCTGCTCCTGATTCGGAACCATCTCATCTCTAAGGGCCTAGGAGAAACTGCATCTGTCCTTACTAAGGAGGCTGACCTACCCATGACTGCAGCATCTCATTCATCTGCCTTCACCCCTGTTGCGGCTGCTGCCTCTCCTGTGACCCTGCCTCGCACTCCTCGCATAGCTAATGGCATCTCAGCCCGTTTGAGTAGCCACACTTCTGTAGGTTCCACTGCCGCCTCTGTTCATGCTCAGACAAGGCCGCCTGCATCCCAAGGTCCACTGGCCCTTCCAGGCCCTTCTTATGCCAGCAACTCTCCTCTGATTGGCAGGATTAGCTTTGTCAGGGAGAGGCCATCTCCCTGCAACGGCAGGAAAATCAGAGTGTTGCGACAAAAATCGGACCATGGCGCCTACAGCCAGAGCCCAGCTATCAAAAAGCAGCTGGACAGACACCTTCCTTCCCCACCCACGCTGGACAGTATAATCACAGAGTACCTTAGGGAGCAGCACGCCCGCTGCAAGAACCCTGTTGCCACCTgtccccctttctctctctttactCCCCACCAGTGTCCTGAGCCAAAACAGAGGCGCCAAGCGCCAACTAACTTTACCTCACGGCTGACCCGCAGGGCAGCCTTTCCGAAATATGGAGGGGTGGATGGTGGCTGCTTTGATAGACACCTTATATTTAGCAG GTTCCGTCCAATTTCTGTGTTCAGGGAAGCAAATGAGGATGAGAGTGGCTTTACTTGTTGTGCTTTTTCTGCAAGAGAACGATTCTTAATGCTGGGTACTTGCACGGGGCAGTTAAAACTCTATAATGTATTCAGTGGACAGGAAGAGGCCAGTTACAACTGCCATAACTCTGCCATCACGCACCTTGAGCCATCTAGG GATGGATCTTTATTGTTGACATCTGCTACATGGAGCCAACCTCTGTCTGCGTTGTGGGGCATGAAGTCTGTCTTTGATATGAA GCATTCCTTCCCTGATGACCACTATGTGGAGTTCAGCAAGCACTCTCAGGATAGGGTCATTGGCACAAAAGGAGACATTGCCCAT aTCTATGATATTCAGACTGGCAACAAGCTATTGACTCTGTTTAACCCAGATCTTGCCAACAACTACAAGAAGAACTGTGCCACATTTAACCCCACTGATGACCTTGTCCTAAATGATGGTGTCCTCTGGGATGTCAGATCGGCGCAAGCCATCCACAAGTTTGACAAATTCAACATGACCATCAGTGGTGTTTTCCATCCCAATGGGTTAGAGGTCATAGTCAATACAGAAATT tgggaccTCCGAACTTTCCATTTGTTACACACGGTACCCGCACTGGATCAGTGTCGTGTGGTCTTCAACTATACTGGCACAGTTATGTATGGAG CTATGTTGCAGGCAGATGATGAAGATGACCTTCTGGAAGAGAGAATGAGAAGTCCCTTTGGCTCTTCTTTCAGGACATTTAATGCAACTGATTATAAACCTATAG CTACCATAGATGTAAAGCGAAATATCTTTGACTTGTGCACAGACAGCAAGGACTGCTATCTGGCTGTCATTGAG AATCAAGGGAGCATGGATGCTATGAACATGGATACAGTTTGCAGACTGTATGAAGTGGGCAGGCAGCGTTTGGCAGAAgatgaagaggatgaagaagaagATCAG